A window of the Salvia hispanica cultivar TCC Black 2014 unplaced genomic scaffold, UniMelb_Shisp_WGS_1.0 HiC_scaffold_714, whole genome shotgun sequence genome harbors these coding sequences:
- the LOC125199887 gene encoding DEAD-box ATP-dependent RNA helicase 18-like, which yields MAAVEDNNPNKALTTTRFSELEFELEPLLSQPLLQAISAAGFEFCTPVQAATIPWLCTHKDVAVDAATGSGKTLAFLLPLVEILRRAAPPKPHQVVGVVISPTRELALQIFKVAEPFIATLSNVRPMLLVGGAEVKADTTKIEEEGANLLIGTPGRLSDIMEHMKMLDFRNLE from the exons ATGGCCGCCGTTGAAGACAATAACCCAAACAAAGCTCTCACCACCACTAGGTTCTCCGAACTCGAATTCGAACTCGAACCGCTACTCTCCCAACCACTGCTCCAAGCTATTTCAGCCGCCGGTTTTGAGTTCTGCACACCGGTTCAGGCCGCCACCATACCCTGGCTATGCACCCACAAAGACGTTGCGGTCGACGCCGCCACTGGCTCTGGGAAAACCCTAGCCTTCCTCCTCCCCCTAGTTGAAATTCTCCGCCGCGCCGCCCCTCCCAAACCCCACCAG GTGGTGGGAGTAGTAATTTCTCCAACTAGGGAGTTGGCATTGCAGATATTTAAAGTTGCAGAGCCATTTATTGCGACATTGTCAAATGTTAGACCAATGCTATTAGTTGGAGGAGCTGAAGTGAAAGCTGATACCACTAAAATTGAAGAGGAAGGTGCTAATTTGTTAATCGGGACGCCTGGAAGGCTTAGTGATATAATGGAGCATATGAAAATGCTGGACTTTCGAAACCTTGAG